GTACAGCGATCCCAGCTCTTTGCCCAACTTGTTGAAATTCATCAATGAAAATACTAACGTGCAATTGACCAATGTTGAGGCGAGGGTTTCTCTGGAGGATAATGAAATTTTTAACTACCCGTACCTCTATATCACAGGCCACGGGAATGTTCGCTTCAGCGAAAGTGAGATTGAAAATCTCCGCAGTCATCTCCACTCCGGTGGCTTTCTGCATGCCGATGACAACTACGGTCTAGATAAATCTTTCAGGCGCGAAATGAAGCGTGTTTTCCCCAACAAGGAGTGGGTCGAACTTCCTTTCGATCACCCTCTCTACCATACTTATTTTGACTTTAGCAGCGGGCTGCCCAAAATCCATGAGCATGACAATAAACCGCCTCAGGGTCTCGGCCTGTTCGATGGTGAACGCCTCATTGTCTTTTACAGTTACGAGTCTGATTTGGGTGACGGCTGGGAAGATGCATCTGTTCACAATGATCCCGAATGGAAGCGCCTGACAGCCTTGAAAATGGGTGCCAACATTTTTATCTATTCTCTCATTCAGTAGATGAAAGTCATCGCTGAACTCAAACGTTTCCGGATACAGAAAATTCGCAACGACCTCACCACTGCGGTATGGGTTCTTGCCATCGTTTTAATGGTTTCTCTCATGGCTATGCTGTCAGCTGAAACTCTCTTCTGGCTTTCGCCAGCGATTCGCTACGGCGCATGGTGGGCGTGGTTGATTACACTTATTTTGGCTGTCACAGGCACCGTGGTGACACTGGCCTTGATAAAAAAAGGTCGGATCACCAGATACAGACCTGAAACGTGTGCGGCAGAAGTTGGCGAAGCCGCCTTCCCGCGGAAAGATGATGTATTGAATGCGGTGCAGCTTGAACAATCAATTGAAAGTGACAGCAACTATTCAAAAGAGCTCACTGATCAATTTCTGCAGCAGATCAAATCAAAACTTTCAATCCTGGCACCCAAAATAGTTTTATTAAACGATGGTGCTGGCAGACCTCGGGGCATTGCTCTTATCACCTTGATCCTTGCGGTTGTTGTCACCCTTACCTTCCTGCCGGAGTTCATCGTGGCCACGCGCCACTGGCTAAATCCTCAATCGAGC
This is a stretch of genomic DNA from Candidatus Neomarinimicrobiota bacterium. It encodes these proteins:
- a CDS encoding DUF4159 domain-containing protein encodes the protein MTLPRVITLSLVLGLVFPDLSAQNSWGPTICRVKYSGGGDWYSDPSSLPNLLKFINENTNVQLTNVEARVSLEDNEIFNYPYLYITGHGNVRFSESEIENLRSHLHSGGFLHADDNYGLDKSFRREMKRVFPNKEWVELPFDHPLYHTYFDFSSGLPKIHEHDNKPPQGLGLFDGERLIVFYSYESDLGDGWEDASVHNDPEWKRLTALKMGANIFIYSLIQ